One Bacteroidota bacterium genomic window carries:
- a CDS encoding TrkA family potassium uptake protein has translation MNYRFAVIGMGRFGSKIALTLSNRGAEVVAIDSEESKVDPLRDDVAYAITMDSTDVKSLDAVNIRDMDAVVVAIGENFEALLLTVAHLMDMKVKRIIARAGNRQQRMILEKMGIKEILSPEDEVGIIVAERLIHPSVMTFLQLPDDYEIAEIRPPKGVWNRTVGDLQMQEKYELNLITIKREYEVIDSAGLPAKEAHIFGIPKENTIIYDTDTIIILGKEDDIERFIEINS, from the coding sequence ATGAATTACCGTTTTGCAGTAATAGGCATGGGTCGCTTTGGCTCTAAAATAGCCCTTACATTATCAAACAGGGGAGCTGAGGTGGTAGCTATTGATAGCGAAGAATCGAAAGTTGACCCTTTGCGCGATGATGTTGCCTATGCAATTACAATGGATAGTACCGATGTGAAATCACTTGACGCAGTAAACATCCGCGATATGGATGCAGTAGTAGTTGCTATTGGTGAAAACTTTGAAGCACTGCTGCTAACTGTAGCGCACTTGATGGACATGAAGGTGAAACGGATTATTGCCCGTGCCGGTAACCGCCAGCAACGGATGATACTAGAGAAAATGGGGATAAAAGAAATTCTATCACCCGAAGATGAAGTTGGAATTATTGTGGCTGAACGACTTATACACCCTAGTGTGATGACCTTTTTGCAATTACCCGATGATTACGAAATTGCAGAAATACGCCCCCCAAAGGGTGTATGGAACCGCACCGTGGGAGACTTACAAATGCAAGAAAAATATGAATTAAATCTTATTACCATAAAACGTGAATATGAGGTAATTGACAGTGCCGGACTCCCTGCAAAAGAAGCCCACATATTTGGTATACCTAAAGAAAATACTATCATTTACGATACCGACACTATCATTATTCTTGGCAAAGAGGATGATATAGAGCGTTTTATAGAAATAAACAGTTAA
- a CDS encoding uridine-cytidine kinase: MDGKPYLVGITGGSASGKTLFLKSLKEKFGPHEICFISQDDYYKPLDQQVRDENGEVNFDLPESVDLPRFHTDLLNLAAGKTIKKQSYNFNNPNEPVEWLDFNPAPIIIIEGLFIFYYNDIFDMLSLKLFVDADEDLKLKRRLQRDVTERNIPQDLVLYQWQYHVQPAFQKYLSPYREMADIIILNNSHFTTSLQVVENHFKTLLAETKIQTG, from the coding sequence ATGGACGGCAAACCTTATCTTGTGGGCATAACAGGCGGAAGCGCATCAGGCAAAACCCTTTTTCTTAAATCACTTAAAGAAAAATTTGGGCCTCATGAGATTTGCTTTATATCACAAGACGATTATTACAAACCGCTTGACCAACAAGTGCGCGATGAAAATGGCGAAGTAAATTTTGATCTGCCCGAATCGGTTGACTTACCCCGTTTTCATACAGATTTGCTGAACCTTGCTGCCGGAAAAACTATCAAAAAACAATCGTATAATTTTAATAACCCCAACGAACCTGTTGAATGGCTGGATTTTAATCCCGCTCCTATCATTATAATCGAAGGGCTTTTTATTTTCTATTACAACGACATTTTTGACATGTTGTCGCTAAAATTGTTTGTGGATGCAGACGAGGATTTGAAACTGAAACGACGTTTGCAACGCGATGTAACAGAGCGAAACATACCCCAAGATTTGGTTTTGTACCAGTGGCAATACCATGTGCAGCCGGCGTTTCAAAAATACCTGTCGCCCTACAGAGAAATGGCCGATATTATAATTTTAAATAACAGTCATTTTACCACCAGCCTGCAAGTGGTTGAAAATCATTTTAAGACTTTATTAGCCGAGACTAAAATTCAAACAGGTTAA
- a CDS encoding pyridoxamine 5'-phosphate oxidase family protein: protein MNATDKTKISRLAKRGDYTEETIYNILDEGLICTLSYAQNNQPFSIPTGYCRIDNYLYIHGSVGSGYMRQMAEGIPVCISVTHIDALVLAKSVFHHSVNYRSVVAFANAELVTDETERMNALEAFTEKMIPGRWKESRLPNAGEMRQTMILKFKLDEASAKLRQAPPSDDEEDLDLPYWSGLLHIKQQVVAATPDDITTEKRLPYPGYYEL, encoded by the coding sequence ATGAACGCTACTGATAAAACCAAAATATCCCGCCTTGCCAAACGCGGTGATTATACCGAAGAAACCATTTATAACATTTTAGACGAGGGGTTGATATGTACCCTAAGCTATGCACAAAACAACCAGCCTTTTAGTATTCCAACAGGGTATTGCCGCATTGACAACTATTTATACATTCACGGTTCGGTAGGAAGCGGATACATGCGCCAAATGGCTGAGGGTATTCCGGTTTGTATCAGCGTAACCCATATTGATGCGTTGGTGCTTGCCAAATCTGTATTTCATCACTCGGTTAATTACCGCTCAGTTGTTGCCTTTGCCAATGCAGAACTTGTGACCGATGAAACCGAACGAATGAATGCCCTTGAAGCATTTACTGAGAAAATGATACCCGGCCGTTGGAAAGAAAGCAGATTGCCCAATGCAGGTGAAATGCGCCAAACCATGATTTTGAAATTTAAGTTGGATGAGGCCTCGGCCAAGTTGCGTCAAGCTCCTCCATCAGATGATGAAGAAGACTTAGACTTGCCCTATTGGTCGGGCTTGCTTCATATAAAACAGCAAGTAGTAGCGGCCACTCCTGACGATATAACTACTGAAAAAAGACTTCCTTATCCCGGTTATTATGAATTGTAG